The following nucleotide sequence is from Acidovorax radicis.
GCGCGAGCATCGAGGTGGTAAGCAGGGCTGCGGCGATCGTTATCTTGGTGCAGGTGGGTTTCATGGCTTGTCTCCTGATATCTTTTGGTTGTTTGGGGTGATATGTGTGCAGGGCCCTACATCCGCAGCGGCGGCAGCCCGTTGGACTCGGCCCAAAAATCCGTCATGCACGAGGTGTCCTGTCCATCCTTGCCGGCATGGCGGGCAAGCTGAAACATGCTGCGCGCCAGGTTGCCCATCGGCAGCGAGATGCCGGCCGACTGCGCTGCTTGGCAGGCCAGCGTGAGGTCCTTGAAGCCCAGTGCAATGTCGAAGCCCGGCGTCAGATCGCCGCCCAGCACCTTCACGGGCCACTTCTCCTTGAGTTGTCCGTTCGACGCCGTGGTGCCCGTGAGCACGTCAAAGGTCTTGCGCGTGTCCAGGCCCAGCGCATTGGCCAGCACCAGTGCCTCGGAATTGAGCTGGCAGTAGCAAAGCACCATCAAATTGTTGATGAGCTTCATGCGCGTGCCGCTGCCCGGGTCACCGCAGTGCAGCACCGTGGTGCCCATCTGCAGCAGCAATGGCTCCAACGTGGCGCGGTCGGCTTCGGTGGCGCCTAACATGAACAGCGACTCGCCTCGGTCGGCGTGGGCGGCCAGGCGGCCTACAGGGGCGTCGGCGAAATGCACGCCGCGCTCGCGCGATGCACGGGCCAGTTCATCCACCGTGTCAGTGTCGATGGTGCTCAGCTCCACCAGAAAGCTGCCGCTGCGCAGACCGTCTAGCACGCCGCCATCGCCCAGGATGACCGCGCGCGATTGTTTGGGGCCGGGCAGCATGGTGAACACCACGTCCACACTGGCCGCGAGTTCCCGGGTGCTGGCCGCACGCAAGGCCCCCTGCGTTACGAGCGCGTCCACGGGGGCACTTTGAATGTCGTGCACCGTGAGATGAACGCCCTTGCGCAGCAGGTGGGAGGCCAGGGCGAAGCCCATGCGGCCGAGGCCGATGAATCCGATTTTCATGAGGGTCCTTATGAAGTGTGAATGCGTTGCAGAACGGGTAGAAGGTGGCGCAGGAATTCCTGCGGTGCCTCGCTCATTGGGAAGTGACCCAGGCCGGGCATGATCTGTAGCTGTGCACCGGGGATCAGGCGCGCCAGTTCCTGGCTGTCTTCGGGCGTGCATGAATAGTCGTACTCGCCCGTGAGCAGGTAGAGCGGGCAGCGTACGGTGTCGATCTGCTGCACGCGGCCGCGCAGGTCGCCCTCGCCTGTGTAGAAATGCAGGTCGCCCTTGAACACACCGGGGCCGCTTTGCATGTAGTGCCACAGCGTCTCCCAGCGGTCGCGCTGCGGTGCACCTGGCCCGATCAGGCCGGAGACGATGCCGGCGCACACCTCGCCGCCGTGCACGTCGGGCCGGTGCAGCCAGTCCAGGTCGTAGTAGGGGTGGACGTGCGCGCCCGATTGCAGGCCGATCAGCGCCTTGAAGCGCTCTGGCTGCTGCAGCGCCAGGTGCAGCACCACGCGCCCGCCGATTGAGCAGCCCATGGCGATGGGGCGCTCGATTTGCATTGCGTCCATGAAGGCCAGGATGGTCTGCACATAGAGCGCGCTGGTCAGCTGGTATTCATGTGTCTGCCAGCCCTCGGGCGGGGAGGATTTTCCGTGCCAGGGCATATCGAAGCAGATCACCTGGTGGCCCGCCGTCAGTTCTGGCGAGTTGAGCAGCGCGCGGTACTGTCGTGTGTCGCTGCCCGCCGTGTGCAGACACAACAGGGGTGGGCCGCTGCCAGCCGTCTCGTAGTACACGCGGCACATGCGGCCTTCGATCTCGAAGTTCACATAGCCGCCAGTAACGGCCTCTTTTTCAACGCGCATGGAGTTGCCCTCCGAGCCGCTTGACCAGCTCCTTGAAGTACAGCAGATTGCTCATGAAGATGGTTGGGTCGCCCTCGACCCGCAGCGTCTTGAACTTGACCATCGCCATCAGGTCGTGAAAGCGCGGTTGCGGCTCATGCGCCCAAAAGCGCTGCCACGCGTCCTCACCCGCAACCAGTGAAAATGTCCAGCGCGGCATCACGTGCGGGCCGGGCTGGAGGTGCGTCACGTGCCCGTCGCGAAGGGTGACGAGGTATTCCTCCTCGCCTTTCTTGATCATGAAGGTCACGTTGACCCAGCGGCCGCGGTGGGCTAGCCACTCGCCCGTGCTGCCGGTTGTCTCGCTATCAGTGGTGTGCATAAATATGTACCTCTTGGAGGGACTGTTCCATAGCGACATCCCCGGCACAACCGACAATTTGTCGTGCAGGAATGAGCTTTGGTCATGGCTGTCGCGGGTGCGCGCCCTCGCGAAGGCGAGTCGCCCACAGGCGGTAGGCCGGCCGCACCAGAATCAATACGGCCACTAGACGCGTCACCTGTAAGGCCGTGACGACGGGCACGCCCAGTTGCAGCGCCTTGGCGGTGATGGACATCTCCGTCATGCCACCCGGTGCCGTGCCCAGGATGGCTGTGGCCGGATGCAGCTTGGTGGCCCAGGCCAGCACCAGGGCAAACGCTGCGCAGGCCATGATCAGGCCGACAGTGCCCAGTGCCACGCGCGCCAGCCAGCGCGGCGCGGTGTGCAAAAACTGCGGGCTGAAGCGCACGCCCAGGCTGACCCCGATCACCAGCTGCGCCACGTTGGACAGCAGCGTGGGCACGGCGGCAGGCGCTGTTTCACTGGCCGCCAGTGCGATCGCCACCAGCAGCGGGCCAAGAAACCACGGGTTGGGCAGGCGCAGCACATGCAGCGCCAGGCCCCCGGCCATGGTCAGCAGCGCCAGCCAGGCCGCTCCAGTGAGCGTGAAGGGCGCGCTGACCAGCGGGGCGAGGCTGACCACTTCCAGGTTCCACCACGACTTGGCCAGCAGCATGCCGAAGGGCATCACCAGCACCACGATCAGCATGCGCAGGCTGTGCGATGCGGCCACGAGGTCGGTGCGGGCACCTTCCTTCTCTGCCAGCAGTGTCATTTCGGAGGCCGCGCCGATGGCGCCCGCGAAGTAGGCCGATGGCCGCAGTGCCGCATCGGGTACGCCGGGCAACCGACCTGCGCAAGAGCGGTACAGCCAGTGTCCGTACACCATGCCCAGCGCCAGTGACCAAGCTAC
It contains:
- a CDS encoding alpha/beta fold hydrolase, which gives rise to MRVEKEAVTGGYVNFEIEGRMCRVYYETAGSGPPLLCLHTAGSDTRQYRALLNSPELTAGHQVICFDMPWHGKSSPPEGWQTHEYQLTSALYVQTILAFMDAMQIERPIAMGCSIGGRVVLHLALQQPERFKALIGLQSGAHVHPYYDLDWLHRPDVHGGEVCAGIVSGLIGPGAPQRDRWETLWHYMQSGPGVFKGDLHFYTGEGDLRGRVQQIDTVRCPLYLLTGEYDYSCTPEDSQELARLIPGAQLQIMPGLGHFPMSEAPQEFLRHLLPVLQRIHTS
- a CDS encoding NAD(P)-dependent oxidoreductase, giving the protein MKIGFIGLGRMGFALASHLLRKGVHLTVHDIQSAPVDALVTQGALRAASTRELAASVDVVFTMLPGPKQSRAVILGDGGVLDGLRSGSFLVELSTIDTDTVDELARASRERGVHFADAPVGRLAAHADRGESLFMLGATEADRATLEPLLLQMGTTVLHCGDPGSGTRMKLINNLMVLCYCQLNSEALVLANALGLDTRKTFDVLTGTTASNGQLKEKWPVKVLGGDLTPGFDIALGFKDLTLACQAAQSAGISLPMGNLARSMFQLARHAGKDGQDTSCMTDFWAESNGLPPLRM
- a CDS encoding AbrB family transcriptional regulator, with translation MHSATSKLLTLLLAWAAADIFRRLHIPVPWMLGPLLATALATLAGLPTRSSLRLRNGGQWVMGASLGLYFTPTIVAQLGALWWAVLAAVAWSLALGMVYGHWLYRSCAGRLPGVPDAALRPSAYFAGAIGAASEMTLLAEKEGARTDLVAASHSLRMLIVVLVMPFGMLLAKSWWNLEVVSLAPLVSAPFTLTGAAWLALLTMAGGLALHVLRLPNPWFLGPLLVAIALAASETAPAAVPTLLSNVAQLVIGVSLGVRFSPQFLHTAPRWLARVALGTVGLIMACAAFALVLAWATKLHPATAILGTAPGGMTEMSITAKALQLGVPVVTALQVTRLVAVLILVRPAYRLWATRLREGAHPRQP